A region from the Brassica napus cultivar Da-Ae chromosome C8, Da-Ae, whole genome shotgun sequence genome encodes:
- the LOC106367995 gene encoding cytochrome P450 94B3-like produces MELFIIFILVFVPIFIFFIIPRQSSSDTGFKSYPIVGSIPGLVKNRHRFLDWTVETLSRCPTQTAVFRRPGKQQFVMTAKPANVEYMLKTKFDNFPKGERFIEILEDFLGRGIFNSDGEMWWKQRKTASHEFSTKSLRDFVMTNVTLEINTRLVPVLAAAATTGKLLNLDDLLERFTFDNICKLAFNVDSACLGDDKAAGVEFMKAFDTASKIISQRFQSAFSYSWKIKKKLNIGSERLLRESIVTVHKFADDIVRHKIDQSNNNNKSEDLLSRFISTEELNSPEKLRDNVIGFILAGRDTTSSALSWFFWLLSKHPHVENKIRQELNSIRARTGEAYGFEDLKLMNYLHAAITESLRLYPPIPLDTMSCLEDSVLPDGTFVGKAWGISYNAYAMGRMESIWGKDCDRFDPERWIDETNGGFRGESPYKFPVFHAGPRMCLGKEMAYIQMKSIVAAVLDRFVVEVPGKDERPEILLSVTIRIKGGLFVRVHERS; encoded by the exons ATGGAGcttttcatcatcttcatcctcgTCTTTGTCcctatcttcatcttcttcatcatcccaaGACAATCTTCTTCAGACACAGGTTTCAAGTCGTACCCTATCGTCGGAAGCATACCTGGACTAGTGAAAAACCGTCACCGTTTCCTCGACTGGACTGTAGAGACTCTGTCCCGATGCCCGACTCAGACGGCGGTTTTCCGGCGACCAGGGAAGCAACAGTTCGTCATGACGGCGAAGCCTGCCAACGTGGAGTACATGCTCAAGACTAAGTTCGATAATTTCCCTAAAGGCGAGCGGTTCATCGAGATTCTTGAGGATTTTCTCGGCCGCGGGATTTTCAATTCCGATGGCGAGATGTGGTGGAAACAGAGGAAGACGGCGAGCCACGAGTTCAGTACTAAGTCTCTCCGTGACTTTGTCATGACAAACGTCACCCTCGAAATAAACACCAG GCTTGTTCCGGTGTTAGCAGCTGCAGCGACCACCGGAAAATTGTTAAACCTTGACGACTTATTGGAGAGATTCACATTCGATAACATATGCAAGTTAGCATTCAACGTCGACTCCGCTTGCCTCGGAGACGACAAAGCCGCCGGTGTAGAGTTCATGAAGGCCTTTGATACGGCGTCCAAGATCATCTCGCAACGGTTTCAGTCAGCGTTTTCGTATTCATGGAAGATCAAAAAGAAACTAAACATTGGCTCAGAGAGACTGCTCAGAGAATCAATCGTGACCGTCCATAAATTCGCAGACGATATCGTGCGTCACAAGATTGATCAaagtaacaacaacaacaagagcgAGGATTTGCTTTCAAGATTCATCAGCACCGAGGAGCTGAACTCTCCGGAGAAACTACGCGACAATGTCATTGGTTTCATCCTCGCGGGACGAGACACAACCTCCTCCGCTTTGAGCTGGTTCTTCTGGTTACTCTCCAAGCATCCACATGTAGAGAACAAGATCAGACAAGAGCTGAACTCGATCCGAGCAAGAACAGGGGAAGCTTACGGGTTTGAAGATCTTAAACTGATGAACTACCTGCACGCAGCGATAACCGAGTCTCTAAGGTTGTATCCGCCTATACCGTTGGACACAATGAGTTGTCTTGAGGACAGTGTATTGCCTGATGGGACGTTTGTAGGGAAAGCTTGGGGAATAAGTTATAACGCGTACGCGATGGGGAGGATGGAGAGTATCTGGGGGAAAGATTGTGATCGGTTTGATCCAGAGAGGTGGATTGATGAAACAAATGGTGGGTTTAGAGGTGAGAGTCCTTACAAGTTTCCAGTGTTTCATGCAGGACCAAGGATGTGTTTAGGTAAAGAGATGGCTTATATTCAGATGAAATCTATAGTTGCTGCGGTGCTGGATAGGTTTGTTGTCGAGGTCCCAGGGAAGGATGAGCGTCCTGAGATTTTATTGTCTGTGACGATTAGAATCAAAGGTGGTTTGTTTGTCAGGGTACACGAAAGAAGCTAA
- the LOC106367998 gene encoding exocyst complex component SEC15A yields the protein MEAKPKRRIVTENGDTGEDLVLATLIGNGDDVGPLVRHAFEMGRPEPLVHQLKNVARKKEAEIEDLCKTHYEEFIVAVDELRGVLVDAEELKSDLATDNFRLQEVGSALLVKLEELLESYAVKKNVTEAIKMSKICVQALELCVKCNSYVSEGQFYHALKTMDLIERNYLKIIPLKVLKLAIERRIPVIKSHIEKKVCSQFTEWLAHIRSSSKSIGQTAIGLIASARQREEEMLERQRKAEEQNTGGLGELAYTLDVEDSEQDSVLKFDLTPLYRAYHIHTILGVPERFRDYYYSNRQLQLDSDLEISYGQPFVESYQTFLAQIAGYFIVEDRVIRTAGDFLLADQVETMWETAIAKIVLVLENQFARMDSPTHLLLVKDYVTLLGATLRQYGYEVGPVLDALDKSRDKYHELLLEECRKQIVTAISEDSYQQMVIRKEADYENNVLSFNLQTSEIMPAFTYIAPFSSMVPDVCRIIRSYIKGSVDYLSYGVNTNFFSVLRKYLDKILIDVLNEVILETINNNSIGVAQAMQIAANISFLEKACDYFLRHAAQLCGIPSRSVEKPQASLAAKVVLKTSRDEAYHALLNVVNTKLDEFMKLPENINWITEEMPQGPHEYMNEVVIYLETVMSTAQQILPTDALYKVGVGAIEHISNSIVSTFLSDSIKRFNANAVSAINHDLRVIENFADERYHSTGLDEVYKEGSFRSYLVEVRQLINLLSSSQPENFMNPVIRERNYNTLDYKKVATICDKFKDSPDGIFGSLANRNTKLTAKKKSMDMLKKRLKEFN from the coding sequence ATGGAGGCCAAACCAAAGAGAAGGATTGTCACAGAGAATGGAGATACAGGGGAGGATTTAGTTCTCGCAACCTTGATTGGAAACGGGGATGATGTGGGTCCTCTTGTTAGGCATGCTTTTGAGATGGGGAGGCCTGAGCCTCTCGTTCACCAGCTCAAGAACGTGGCGAGGAAGAAGGAAGCTGAAATCGAGGATCTTTGCAAGACCCACTACGAAGAGTTCATCGTAGCGGTTGATGAGCTCCGTGGTGTGCTGGTTGATGCCGAGGAGCTTAAGAGTGATCTTGCAACTGACAATTTCCGGTTGCAAGAGGTTGGCAGTGCGTTATTGGTGAAGCTCGAAGAGCTTCTTGAGTCTTATGCAGTTAAGAAGAATGTGACTGAAGCTATTAAAATGTCGAAGATCTGCGTTCAAGCACTGGAGCTGTGTGTTAAATGTAATAGTTACGTCTCTGAAGGCCAGTTTTACCACGCCTTGAAAACCATGGATCTGATCGAGAGGAACTACTTGAAGATTATCCCACTTAAGGTGCTAAAGTTGGCGATAGAGAGAAGAATCCCAGTGATCAAGTCACACATTGAGAAAAAAGTGTGCAGCCAATTTACCGAATGGCTTGCTCACATCAGGAGTTCCTCAAAAAGTATTGGACAGACAGCTATTGGACTCATCGCCTCAGCTCGCCAGAGGGAAGAGGAAATGCTGGAGCGTCAGAGGAAAGCAGAGGAGCAAAACACAGGTGGATTGGGCGAATTGGCGTACACATTAGATGTTGAAGACTCTGAACAAGATTCTGTTTTGAAGTTTGATCTCACACCTCTGTATCGAGCATATCACATCCACACTATTCTTGGCGTCCCAGAACGGTTCCGTGACTATTACTATAGTAATCGCCAACTACAGCTAGACTCAGATCTGGAGATCTCTTATGGACAGCCATTTGTGGAATCATACCAAACGTTTCTAGCTCAGATTGCAGGATACTTCATCGTGGAGGATCGTGTGATTAGAACAGCTGGAGATTTCTTATTGGCTGATCAAGTTGAGACGATGTGGGAAACAGCAATTGCCAAAATAGTATTGGTATTGGAGAACCAGTTCGCCAGAATGGATTCGCCTACTCATCTGCTTTTGGTGAAAGACTACGTAACTCTCCTTGGCGCAACGCTTAGACAGTACGGTTATGAAGTTGGTCCAGTTCTTGACGCTCTTGACAAGAGCCGAGATAAGTACCACGAGCTTCTTCTCGAAGAGTGTCGAAAGCAAATCGTGACTGCTATCTCAGAGGACAGTTATCAGCAGATGGTAATCAGGAAAGAAGCTGACTACGAAAACAACGTCTTGTCGTTTAATCTTCAGACCTCAGAGATCATGCCAGCTTTCACGTACATCGCGCCGTTCTCCTCTATGGTCCCTGATGTTTGCCGCATCATCAGATCATACATTAAAGGATCTGTTGATTACTTGTCCTATGGTGTGAACACTAACTTCTTCAGTGTTCTGAGGAAGTACCTTGACAAAATCTTGATCGACGTGTTGAACGAAGTTATCCTCGAGACGATTAACAACAACTCCATTGGTGTAGCTCAAGCTATGCAGATTGCAGCAAACATATCATTCCTCGAAAAGGCATGTGACTATTTTCTCCGCCACGCAGCTCAGCTTTGCGGCATCCCGAGCCGTTCAGTTGAAAAGCCTCAAGCGAGTTTGGCTGCAAAGGTCGTCCTCAAAACGTCGAGAGACGAGGCTTATCACGCGTTGCTGAACGTGGTAAACACCAAGCTGGACGAGTTCATGAAGCTTCCAGAGAACATTAACTGGATTACAGAGGAGATGCCACAAGGTCCTCACGAGTACATGAACGAGGTTGTTATATACCTCGAGACTGTGATGTCAACTGCACAACAGATCCTCCCAACGGATGCTTTATACAAAGTTGGAGTTGGAGCGATAGAGCATATCTCAAACTCCATCGTCTCTACGTTCCTGAGCGACAGCATCAAGAGATTCAATGCCAACGCGGTCTCGGCTATTAACCATGACCTGAGGGTGATAGAAAACTTTGCTGATGAGAGGTATCATTCGACGGGGTTAGACGAGGTATACAAAGAAGGAAGCTTTAGAAGCTATCTGGTTGAAGTGAGGCAGCTGATAAACCTGTTGTCGAGTAGCCAGCCTGAGAACTTCATGAACCCGGTGATTAGGGAGAGGAACTACAACACTTTGGATTACAAGAAAGTGGCTACGATCTGCGACAAGTTTAAGGATTCACCAGATGGGATATTCGGAAGTCTCGCGAATAGAAACACGAAGCTTACGGCTAAGAAGAAGTCCATGGACATGCTCAAGAAGAGACTCAAGGAATTTAACTGA
- the LOC106367997 gene encoding calmodulin-interacting protein 111: MPSKKKQPRTPSRLSNSEPPASPRTPSSSTASRDAYYINEEELRIRIEQASAAFPCLLGKSAIIGRVADVAPESIRGSKIWLSETSMVAASLIPGSTVSVSLACTESHSFPLSSIKAEYGVECDSSIADDDEPGNYFVLATVLPSSKVLKDGVRISVNLRYGLGCPVSGRTVFVYPVGRPSSLSDRFNVNGGAHENDVNDLSLLACKELCLALTPFGNMSPAEKLSFESSHEQNGNGNSTPKTPSNSQKPSSPASSVKGDASVLSIKQQFPSESLVDVREVLSNESSKKLLQICAASWLYPCNLLYGNFVAVPILTETCVFCVKRGNKKASDTSNRNHAFVINRETKVYLHHTLALASVQDLQFDDDDGEENLGCEISKLGGLSKEYAILRDIVVSSSTKSSLSSLGLRPTKGVLIHGPPGTGKTSLARSFSRDCGVNFFSVNGAEIIRQFVGESEKALEEVFRSASNATPAVVFIDDLDAIAPAREEGGEELSQRMVATLLNLMDGISRSDGVVVVAATNRPNSIEPALRRPGRLDREIEIGVPSSAQRLDILQTILGGMRHSLSDTQLEQLAVGTHGFVGADLAALCCEAAFVCLRKHLDQESSSITASECRGSESSTDMADVSSDSSDSASSCLTVSPSTSAARHVSVVADNFVNSGNSCSEQMLSREGEHALSVGYEDFEKAKIKIRPSAMREVILEVPKVNWEDVGGQKEVKNQLMEAVEWPQKHQDAFKRIGTRPPSGILMFGPPGCSKTLMARAVASEAGLNFLAVKGPELFSKWVGESEKAVRSLFAKARANAPSIIFFDEIDSLASIRGKENDGVSVSDRVMSQLLVELDGLHQRVGVTVIAATNRPDKIDSALLRPGRFDRLLYVGPPDEADREAILKIHLRKIPCSSDICLKELASVTKGYTGADISLICREAAIASLEESLEAEEISMRHLKAAISQVEPTDIQSYKALSEKFQRLVHTDPQRDNEEVEQPGNKNQRPSLTLWTPLKSIVMFLRRQIGS, from the exons ATGCCttcgaagaagaagcagccGAGGACGCCATCACGGCTATCCAATTCAGAACCTCCTGCTTCCCCACGAACTCCATCGTCTTCAACAGCGAGTCGAGATGCATATTACATCAACGAAGAGGAACTCAGGATACGTATAGAACAAGCTTCCGCTGCGTTTCCTTGTCTCCTCGGCAAATCAGCAATCATCGGAAGAGTAGCTGATGTAGCACCCGAGTCCATAAGAGGGTCCAAGATTTGGCTGTCGGAAACTTCAATGGTCGCTGCTTCCCTCATCCCTGGCTCCACTGTATCG GTATCACTTGCTTGCACAGAAAGTCACAGCTTCCCTCTCAGTTCGATAAAAGCTGAATATGGAGTTGAATGCGACAGTAGCattgctgatgatgatgaaccaggGAACTATTTTGTTCTCGCCACCGTTTTACCTTCTTCAAAG GTTTTGAAAGATGGTGTTCGTATCTCAGTGAATCTTCGCTATGGCCTTGGTTGTCCTGTTTCAGGGAGGACTGTTTTCGTTTATCCTGTTGGTAGACCTTCTTCTTTAAGTGATCGATTCAATGTTAATGGCGGAGCGCATGAAAATGACGTCAATGATCTTTCTCTGCTTGCCTGCAAAGAGTTGTGTCTCGCGTTGACTCCGTTTGGGAATATGTCACCAGCAGAAAAGCTTTCGTTTGAAAGCTCTCATGAGCAGAACGGAAACGGGAACTCAACACCTAAGACACCATCAAACTCTCAAAAGCCTAGCTCTCCGGCTTCATCAGTAAAAGGGGACGCCTCTGTTTTGAGTATTAAGCAACAGTTTCCATCTGAAAGTTTGGTTGATGTAAGAGAAGTCTTGAGCAACGAAAGTTCTAAGAAGCTTTTGCAGATTTGTGCAGCTTCGTGGCTTTACCCTTGTAACCTCCTATATGGGAATTTTGTTGCTGTACCGATTCTCACGGAAACTTGTGTATTCTGTGTCAAGAGGGGTAATAAAAAGGCGTCTGATACCTCCAATAGAAACCATGCTTTTGTGATCAACCGGGAAACTAAAGTATACCTCCATCATACACTGGCCTTAGCATCTGTGCAAGATCTGCAGTTTGATGACGATGATGGAGAAGAAAACTTGGGATGTGAAATCTCAAAGTTAGGTGGTCTCTCTAAAGAATACGCAATTTTAAGAGACATAGTTGTTTCCTCGTCCACTAAAAGTTCCTTATCAAG TCTTGGTTTGCGACCTACGAAGGGAGTGCTTATTCACGGACCTCCAGGCACAGGAAAGACATCTTTGGCTCGGTCTTTTTCCCGTGATTGTGGTGTCAACTTCTTCTCTGTGAATGGAGCTGAGATTATAAGGCAGTTTGTGGGTGAAAGCGAGAAAGCTCTAGAAGAGGTTTTCAGATCTGCTAGCAATGCTACACCTGCCGTG GTGTTCATTGACGACTTGGATGCAATAGCCCCTGCAAGGGAGGAAGGAGGAGAAGAGTTGTCACAGAGGATGGTGGCTACATTACTGAATTTAATGGATGGAATAAGTAGGAGTGATGGAGTCGTTGTAGTTGCTGCAACCAATAGGCCTAACAGCATTGAGCCTGCCCTTAGACGACCAGGAAGACTTGACAGGGAAATTGAAATTG GTGTGCCATCTTCTGCACAACGGTTAGATATACTTCAGACAATTCTCGGTGGGATGCGGCATTCACTTTCAGACACGCAGCTTGAACAACTTGCTGTGGGAACTCACGGTTTTGTAGGTGCAGATCTAGCTGCGCTGTGTTGTGAGGCAGCCTTTGTCTGTTTAAGGAAGCATCTTGATCAGGAAAGTTCATCTATTACTGCTTCTGAGTGCAGAGGTTCCGAGTCCTCTACAGATATGGCAGACGTATCATCTGATAGTTCGGATTCTGCATCGTCATGTCTCACAGTTTCACCCTCGACTTCAGCGGCACGTCATGTCTCCGTAGTGGCAGACAATTTTGTAAACAGTGGCAACTCTTGTTCTGAACAGATGCTTAGCAGAGAAGGAGAACATGCCTTGAGTGTAGGATATGAAGATTTTGAGAAAGCAAAGATCAAAATCAGACCTAGTGCCATGCGTGAGGTGATACTAGAGGTACCTAAAGTTAACTGGGAAGATGTTGGTGGCCAGAAGGAGGTGAAAAACCAGCTAATGGAAGCAGTAGAATGGCCTCAAAAACATCAGGACGCATTCAAGAGGATAGGAACAAGGCCACCAAGTGGGATACTGATGTTTGGTCCTCCTGGATGCAGCAAGACCCTTATGGCACGTGCGGTAGCTTCTGAAGCGGGGCTGAATTTCCTTGCAGTCAAAGGTCCAGAATTGTTCAGCAAATGGGTTGGTGAATCTGAGAAGGCTGTGAGGTCCCTTTTCGCAAAGGCAAGAGCTAATGCCCCTTCGATTATCTTTTTCGATGAGATTGATAGTCTTGCCTCCATTAGAGGGAAAGAGAACGATGGTGTTTCGGTTTCGGATAGAGTGATGAGCCAACTTCTTGTGGAACTCGATG GTTTGCATCAAAGAGTTGGTGTTACTGTTATTGCTGCTACAAATCGGCCTGACAAGATCGATTCTGCTCTTCTAAGGCCTG GACGGTTTGACCGATTGCTATATGTTGGACCACCTGATGAAGCTGATCGTGAAGCGATACTCAAAATTCATCTGCGAAAAATCCCTTGCAGCTCTGATATTTGTCTAAAAGAGCTCGCTTCTGTTACCAAAGGGTACACAGGAGCTGACATATCTTTGATTTGTAGAGAAGCAGCTATTGCGTCACTTGAG GAGAGTCTTGAAGCAGAAGAAATAAGCATGCGGCATTTAAAAGCAGCGATCAGCCAAGTGGAGCCAACAGATATTCAATCTTACAAAGCACTGTCTGAAAAGTTCCAAAGACTTGTTCACACAGATCCACAAAGAGACAACGAGGAGGTTGAACAGCCAGGAAACAAAAACCAAAGACCGTCACTTACTCTATG GACGCCATTGAAATCGATTGTGATGTTCCTTCGCCGCCAAATTGGTTCGTAA
- the LOC106367999 gene encoding fatty acyl-CoA reductase 6, chloroplastic isoform X1, whose translation MAITTNVLATRNAVKLDDVTVSFISSFPGKLNHFLARRLPQSMTRRVQMSCCYRETSLKAVTLFEMPETETSSVSDGVGILRFLKGKNYLVTGANGFLGKVLIEKLLRASPEIGKIFLLIKSADQESANKRLYDEVLFSIPSLRSTHLFFFLFHFSNSVSLCYTQIISSDLFKLLKKMHGSSYEAFMKSKLIPVTGDIGEDNLAMESVTAAKISGEIDVIISCAGRTTFEDRYDFALNVNALGPGRLLRFGKYWKNLKLFLHFSTAYVTGKKEGTILETPLCIGENITSDLDIESELKLASEAVRKLHGSEEIKKLKELGMKRAQHYGWENTYTFTKAMGESVIHNQRGDLPVVIIRPSVIESSYKEPFPGWLQGIRMSDPIILAYGKGQMSDLWGDYKSLVDIIPVDMVVNATIAAMAKHSRGVSELKVYNVTSSSHANPLRLGELMDLSRQHLCDSPFTETFMELERMKFHSSLEGFTSSIFNRIAKHERGDADSHTALSMKGKRRLNYFVSLARTYEPYTFFRARFDDTNTKRLIQELSVEEGKMFGFDISGIDWEHYIVNVHLPGLKRNSLRKDPVKESG comes from the exons ATGGCAATCACAACAAATGTCCTCGCAACAAGGAACGCTGTCAAATTGGATGATGTAACTGTAAGCTTCATCTCTTCTTTCCCTGGCAAACTCAACCACTTCTTGGCTCGACGCTTGCCACAGTCGATGACACGTAGAGTCCAAATGTCTTGCTGTTATCGTGAAACGTCATTGAAAGCTGTGACTCTGTTTGAGATGCCTGAGACAGAAACAAGTAGTGTCAGTGACGGAGTTGGAATTTTACGTTTCTTGAAAGGAAAAAACTATCTCGTTACCGGTGCAAATGGGTTTCTTGGTAAAG TGTTGATTGAGAAATTACTGAGGGCAAGTCCTGAGATTGGGAAGATATTCCTTCTGATCAAATCAGCAGATCAAGAATCGGCCAACAAGAGACTCTATGATGAGGTTTTGTTTTCAATCCCATCCTTGCGTTCTAcgcatctctttttttttctttttcatttctccAATTCTGTATCCCTCTGTTACACACAGATCATAAGCTCGGATCTGTTCAAGCTTTTGAAGAAAATGCACGGGAGCTCTTACGAAGCCTTTATGAAAAGCAAGTTGATTCCAGTAACTGGAGACATTGGAGAAGACAATCTCGCGATGGAATCTGTAACAGCAGCCAAGATTAGTGGTGAGATTGATGTCATCATAAGCTGTGCAGGTCGGACGACATTTGAAGATAG ATACGACTTTGCTTTAAATGTCAACGCGCTTGGACCTGGTCGGCTTTTGAGATTTGGCAAGTACTGGAAGAATCTGAAACTATTTCTCCATTTTTCAACTG CTTATGTTACTGGTAAGAAAGAGGGAACAATACTAGAGACTCCTCTCTGCATTGGAGAAAACATAACTTCTGACTTGGACATCGAATCCGAGCTGAAACTAGCTTCAGAAGCGGTAAGAAAGTTACATGGCAGTGAAGAAATCAAGAAACTGAAAGAACTTGGTATGAAAAG AGCTCAACACTATGGCTGGGAAAATACTTACACATTCACAAAAGCTATGGGTGAGTCTGTAATTCACAACCAACGAGGAGATCTGCCTGTAGTGATCATAAGGCCTAGTGTTATAGAAAGCTCTTACAAGGAACCTTTCCCTGGCTGGCTCCAAGGaataag GATGAGTGATCCAATCATCTTGGCCTATGGCAAAGGCCAAATGTCTGACCTCTGGGGAGATTATAAATCTTTAGTGGACATTATACCTGTTGATATGGTTGTTAACGCCACAATAGCAGCCATGGCAAAACACAGTCGTGGTGTCTCCGAGCTCAAAGTTTACAATGTCACTTCTTCATCTCATGCGAACCCCCTGCGACTTGGCGAGTTGATGGACCTCTCTCGTCAACATCTGTGTGACTCTCCATTTACAGAAACATTTATGGAGCTAGAGCGTATGAAATTCCACAGTTCCTTAGAGGGTTTCACTTCTTCTATATTCAACAGAATAGCAAAACATGAAAGAGGGGATGCAGATTCACATACCGCATTGAGCATGAAGGGAAAGAGGAGGCTGAACTATTTTGTGTCCTTGGCAAGAACATATGAGCCTTACACGTTCTTTCGAGCTCG GTTTGACGACACCAATACAAAGAGACTTATTCAGGAGCTGTCAGTGGAGGAGGGAAAGATGTTTGGGTTCGATATCAGTGGCATTGACTGGGAGCATTACATTGTGAATGTTCATCTTCCAGGTCTCAAGAGGAACTCTTTAAGGAAAGATCCCGTTAAAGAGAGTGGTTAA
- the LOC106367999 gene encoding fatty acyl-CoA reductase 6, chloroplastic isoform X2, translated as MAITTNVLATRNAVKLDDVTVSFISSFPGKLNHFLARRLPQSMTRRVQMSCCYRETSLKAVTLFEMPETETSSVSDGVGILRFLKGKNYLVTGANGFLGKVLIEKLLRASPEIGKIFLLIKSADQESANKRLYDEIISSDLFKLLKKMHGSSYEAFMKSKLIPVTGDIGEDNLAMESVTAAKISGEIDVIISCAGRTTFEDRYDFALNVNALGPGRLLRFGKYWKNLKLFLHFSTAYVTGKKEGTILETPLCIGENITSDLDIESELKLASEAVRKLHGSEEIKKLKELGMKRAQHYGWENTYTFTKAMGESVIHNQRGDLPVVIIRPSVIESSYKEPFPGWLQGIRMSDPIILAYGKGQMSDLWGDYKSLVDIIPVDMVVNATIAAMAKHSRGVSELKVYNVTSSSHANPLRLGELMDLSRQHLCDSPFTETFMELERMKFHSSLEGFTSSIFNRIAKHERGDADSHTALSMKGKRRLNYFVSLARTYEPYTFFRARFDDTNTKRLIQELSVEEGKMFGFDISGIDWEHYIVNVHLPGLKRNSLRKDPVKESG; from the exons ATGGCAATCACAACAAATGTCCTCGCAACAAGGAACGCTGTCAAATTGGATGATGTAACTGTAAGCTTCATCTCTTCTTTCCCTGGCAAACTCAACCACTTCTTGGCTCGACGCTTGCCACAGTCGATGACACGTAGAGTCCAAATGTCTTGCTGTTATCGTGAAACGTCATTGAAAGCTGTGACTCTGTTTGAGATGCCTGAGACAGAAACAAGTAGTGTCAGTGACGGAGTTGGAATTTTACGTTTCTTGAAAGGAAAAAACTATCTCGTTACCGGTGCAAATGGGTTTCTTGGTAAAG TGTTGATTGAGAAATTACTGAGGGCAAGTCCTGAGATTGGGAAGATATTCCTTCTGATCAAATCAGCAGATCAAGAATCGGCCAACAAGAGACTCTATGATGAG ATCATAAGCTCGGATCTGTTCAAGCTTTTGAAGAAAATGCACGGGAGCTCTTACGAAGCCTTTATGAAAAGCAAGTTGATTCCAGTAACTGGAGACATTGGAGAAGACAATCTCGCGATGGAATCTGTAACAGCAGCCAAGATTAGTGGTGAGATTGATGTCATCATAAGCTGTGCAGGTCGGACGACATTTGAAGATAG ATACGACTTTGCTTTAAATGTCAACGCGCTTGGACCTGGTCGGCTTTTGAGATTTGGCAAGTACTGGAAGAATCTGAAACTATTTCTCCATTTTTCAACTG CTTATGTTACTGGTAAGAAAGAGGGAACAATACTAGAGACTCCTCTCTGCATTGGAGAAAACATAACTTCTGACTTGGACATCGAATCCGAGCTGAAACTAGCTTCAGAAGCGGTAAGAAAGTTACATGGCAGTGAAGAAATCAAGAAACTGAAAGAACTTGGTATGAAAAG AGCTCAACACTATGGCTGGGAAAATACTTACACATTCACAAAAGCTATGGGTGAGTCTGTAATTCACAACCAACGAGGAGATCTGCCTGTAGTGATCATAAGGCCTAGTGTTATAGAAAGCTCTTACAAGGAACCTTTCCCTGGCTGGCTCCAAGGaataag GATGAGTGATCCAATCATCTTGGCCTATGGCAAAGGCCAAATGTCTGACCTCTGGGGAGATTATAAATCTTTAGTGGACATTATACCTGTTGATATGGTTGTTAACGCCACAATAGCAGCCATGGCAAAACACAGTCGTGGTGTCTCCGAGCTCAAAGTTTACAATGTCACTTCTTCATCTCATGCGAACCCCCTGCGACTTGGCGAGTTGATGGACCTCTCTCGTCAACATCTGTGTGACTCTCCATTTACAGAAACATTTATGGAGCTAGAGCGTATGAAATTCCACAGTTCCTTAGAGGGTTTCACTTCTTCTATATTCAACAGAATAGCAAAACATGAAAGAGGGGATGCAGATTCACATACCGCATTGAGCATGAAGGGAAAGAGGAGGCTGAACTATTTTGTGTCCTTGGCAAGAACATATGAGCCTTACACGTTCTTTCGAGCTCG GTTTGACGACACCAATACAAAGAGACTTATTCAGGAGCTGTCAGTGGAGGAGGGAAAGATGTTTGGGTTCGATATCAGTGGCATTGACTGGGAGCATTACATTGTGAATGTTCATCTTCCAGGTCTCAAGAGGAACTCTTTAAGGAAAGATCCCGTTAAAGAGAGTGGTTAA